The Bacillus sp. Marseille-Q1617 genome has a segment encoding these proteins:
- a CDS encoding ABC transporter substrate-binding protein, translating to MKRILLLLTSFVLVFGIIAGCSSKDTSSGGDSDSKSGDDVVTLNLFQFKVEIADQLQEMIKEFEAEHPNIKVKLETVGGGADYGAALKAKFASGEEPDIFNNGGFKELELWQEKLADLSGEPWVEHVLPIGKVPMTAEDGKLYGMPVNLEGYGFVYNKDLFEKAGIKEAPKTIDELKDASKKLEKAGITPFSAGYGEWWVIGQHLLNIPFAQQDDPEAFIAGLYDGSEKIVGNEKFKQFKEVLDTELKYANDNPLTTDYNTQVTLFASGETAMLQQGNWTENMITEINPEINMGFLPIPISNDESANSLPVGVPNNWVLNKNSEHLEEAKTFLNWMVSSETGKRYITEEFAFIPAFDNIEPAGLGDLGTSILDYSKEEKTIPWTWFKWPDGANKEFAAAIQEYAAGKIDYDTLLERFQQSWDNLK from the coding sequence ATGAAACGCATTCTTTTACTTCTTACATCTTTCGTTCTTGTATTTGGTATTATCGCAGGGTGTTCTTCAAAAGATACATCATCAGGCGGTGACAGTGATTCCAAGTCAGGCGATGACGTAGTCACTCTTAACTTGTTCCAATTCAAAGTGGAAATTGCTGATCAGCTTCAAGAGATGATCAAGGAATTCGAAGCAGAACATCCAAATATCAAGGTGAAACTTGAAACTGTTGGCGGCGGTGCCGATTACGGTGCTGCACTTAAAGCGAAGTTTGCTTCCGGGGAAGAGCCGGATATTTTCAACAACGGTGGTTTTAAAGAGTTAGAGCTATGGCAGGAGAAGTTAGCGGATCTTTCAGGTGAGCCATGGGTGGAGCATGTTCTTCCTATCGGCAAAGTTCCTATGACTGCTGAAGACGGTAAACTGTATGGTATGCCGGTAAACCTTGAAGGTTACGGGTTTGTATACAATAAAGATCTGTTTGAAAAAGCAGGCATTAAAGAAGCTCCTAAAACAATTGATGAATTGAAAGATGCTTCCAAGAAACTTGAGAAAGCTGGAATCACTCCATTTTCGGCTGGATACGGCGAATGGTGGGTAATCGGACAGCATTTACTGAACATTCCTTTCGCTCAGCAGGATGATCCTGAGGCTTTTATCGCAGGATTATACGATGGTTCTGAAAAGATTGTCGGAAATGAAAAGTTCAAGCAATTCAAGGAAGTGCTGGATACTGAGCTGAAATATGCGAATGATAATCCATTAACAACTGACTACAACACGCAGGTAACGCTTTTCGCTTCTGGTGAAACAGCAATGCTTCAGCAGGGTAACTGGACGGAAAATATGATCACTGAGATCAACCCTGAAATCAACATGGGCTTCCTTCCGATTCCGATCAGCAATGATGAAAGTGCTAACAGCCTGCCTGTAGGTGTTCCGAATAACTGGGTATTAAATAAAAACTCAGAGCATCTAGAAGAAGCAAAAACGTTCTTGAACTGGATGGTTTCGTCTGAAACAGGAAAACGTTATATCACTGAAGAATTCGCGTTCATCCCGGCATTTGATAACATCGAACCTGCTGGACTTGGTGACCTTGGTACGTCAATCCTTGACTACTCTAAAGAAGAGAAAACAATTCCTTGGACTTGGTTCAAATGGCCGGATGGAGCAAACAAAGAATTTGCTGCCGCCATCCAGGAATATGCTGCAGGAAAAATCGACTATGATACTTTACTAGAGAGATTCCAGCAATCCTGGGATAACTTGAAGTAA
- a CDS encoding response regulator translates to MKAIIIDDEKHVREGLLLLADWAQFGIHAILEAEDGEQAKKLITEHRPEIIFTDMRMPKLDGISLLKWLHSSDIKSKTIVVSGYDDFEYMRNAIFYKSFDYILKPIEPDVLNDTLEKAVNEWKEQRRSRKYLVEESRVINEVKPLYWDQLFSNLCTAEIIPGAAEEKIENEFGIVFSKLQKTAALIPIKPIVMKSFQGDKDLAFFTLTNICNELLRKHNDGVCFRNIRKDEELVILFWNDKNVKFLLEELYSLIYQFSKICITISLGEKSLNMREAYSSSQEVYMKHDLRKPDKIITSGGKSNPLLHLLDYANDLKWTIRTGSPAAVESLLQLIFQALENSHTLSLEQIEVWESQFELLRNNWLKEYEIESRTSFYRGVDYWSEEGAFSLQKFKEEKVKEFTELVETLTKKKYQKEKNNMQRIEEYLQQHYQEDVNLQEIADTFFLSREYISRKFKQEYKLTITDYLTKIRLEKAMKLLENPYLKIYEVAYGVGYGNEKYFSKVFKKQVGITPNEFRQSLLKQN, encoded by the coding sequence ATGAAAGCAATCATCATTGACGACGAAAAACATGTGCGTGAAGGGTTACTTTTATTGGCTGACTGGGCTCAATTCGGCATTCATGCCATCCTTGAAGCAGAAGATGGAGAACAGGCAAAGAAGCTGATCACTGAGCACCGGCCGGAAATTATTTTCACCGATATGAGGATGCCGAAGCTTGATGGAATCAGTCTCTTAAAGTGGCTGCATTCTTCCGATATAAAAAGCAAAACGATTGTCGTAAGCGGGTATGATGATTTTGAGTATATGAGAAATGCAATTTTCTATAAAAGCTTTGATTATATCCTCAAACCGATTGAACCAGATGTGTTGAATGACACATTGGAGAAAGCGGTCAATGAATGGAAGGAACAGAGGCGTTCGAGAAAATACCTCGTGGAAGAAAGCAGGGTTATAAATGAGGTGAAGCCGCTTTACTGGGATCAGCTGTTTTCAAATCTGTGCACGGCTGAAATCATTCCTGGTGCAGCGGAAGAGAAGATTGAAAATGAATTCGGCATTGTATTCAGTAAACTGCAAAAGACCGCTGCACTCATTCCAATCAAGCCCATTGTTATGAAATCATTCCAGGGAGATAAGGATCTCGCCTTCTTTACGTTGACGAATATTTGCAATGAACTGCTGAGAAAACATAATGACGGGGTTTGTTTCAGAAACATCCGTAAAGACGAAGAGCTCGTAATCCTTTTTTGGAACGATAAGAACGTAAAGTTTCTACTGGAAGAACTTTACTCACTGATTTATCAGTTCAGCAAAATCTGCATAACGATTTCTTTGGGGGAGAAATCACTGAACATGCGGGAAGCTTATAGTTCCTCTCAGGAAGTGTATATGAAACATGATTTAAGGAAGCCGGATAAAATCATTACGTCCGGTGGAAAATCTAACCCGCTTCTGCATTTACTGGATTATGCAAATGATCTGAAATGGACGATCCGTACAGGCAGTCCTGCTGCGGTTGAATCCTTGCTTCAGCTAATCTTTCAGGCGTTGGAGAACAGTCATACGCTTTCTCTTGAGCAAATTGAGGTATGGGAAAGTCAATTTGAACTGCTCCGGAATAATTGGTTGAAAGAATATGAGATTGAAAGTCGAACCTCTTTTTACCGAGGAGTGGATTATTGGAGTGAAGAGGGGGCATTTTCACTTCAAAAATTTAAAGAAGAAAAAGTGAAAGAATTTACCGAGTTGGTCGAAACCTTGACCAAGAAGAAGTATCAGAAAGAGAAAAACAATATGCAGAGAATCGAAGAGTACTTACAGCAGCATTATCAGGAGGATGTGAACCTGCAGGAAATCGCCGATACATTTTTCCTGAGCAGGGAATACATTTCAAGGAAATTCAAGCAGGAATACAAGCTGACGATCACGGATTACTTAACGAAAATCCGACTTGAAAAAGCTATGAAGCTATTAGAAAATCCATATCTCAAAATATATGAAGTTGCATATGGCGTTGGATATGGAAATGAAAAATATTTCAGCAAGGTGTTTAAAAAGCAAGTCGGGATTACGCCCAATGAATTCAGGCAGTCCCTTCTAAAACAAAACTGA
- a CDS encoding ThuA domain-containing protein — MVNVTVWNENRHEQKSEKVREVYPEGIHGAIASFLGEESFNVRTATLDEEQHGLTDDVLNSTDVLLWWGHIAHDEVSDDVVEKVKQRVLDGMGLIVLHSGHFSKIFKELMGTSCDLKWREADEKERIWIVDPSHPITAGLGEYIELEKEEMYGEHFDIPAPDQLVMVSWFEGGEVFRSGCTYQRGNGKIFYFRPGHETYPTYYNREVQKVIINAVEWAKPVERKRPVYGNAKPLEDIKGTN, encoded by the coding sequence ATGGTAAACGTAACAGTATGGAATGAAAATCGACATGAACAGAAAAGTGAAAAGGTGCGCGAGGTATATCCGGAAGGAATCCACGGAGCGATTGCTTCATTCCTGGGTGAGGAATCCTTCAACGTCAGGACCGCGACGTTGGATGAAGAGCAGCACGGGCTGACAGATGATGTACTGAATTCAACAGATGTCCTCCTTTGGTGGGGGCACATCGCCCATGATGAGGTATCGGATGACGTGGTGGAAAAAGTGAAGCAGCGCGTCCTTGACGGGATGGGTCTGATTGTCCTTCATTCCGGCCATTTCTCAAAAATTTTCAAAGAGCTGATGGGAACGTCCTGCGATTTGAAATGGAGAGAAGCGGATGAAAAAGAACGTATCTGGATTGTCGACCCGAGTCACCCGATCACTGCAGGTCTGGGGGAATACATCGAGCTTGAAAAAGAAGAGATGTACGGTGAACATTTTGACATCCCGGCACCCGATCAATTGGTGATGGTGAGCTGGTTCGAAGGAGGCGAAGTGTTCAGGAGCGGATGTACCTATCAGCGGGGGAACGGGAAGATCTTTTATTTCCGTCCTGGACATGAAACATACCCTACTTATTACAACCGTGAAGTCCAGAAAGTGATCATCAATGCAGTGGAATGGGCAAAGCCTGTAGAACGCAAGAGACCTGTTTACGGAAATGCAAAGCCGTTGGAAGATATTAAAGGAACTAACTAA
- a CDS encoding sugar phosphate isomerase/epimerase, whose product MKLGVFTVLFSQKNLDEMLDYVKEAGLHAVEIGTGGYPGNAHCDLDGLLESEEKRSEYLEKITSRGLEISAFSCHGNPISPDSAFAEDSHAALEKTIKLAGLMNVPVVNCFSGTAGDHEGAKHPNWPVSPWPNEYGEILKWQWEEKLIPYWKKMGQLAEEHGVKIGLELHGGFLVHTPYTLLKLREETCNAIGANLDPSHLWWQGIDPVAAIKLLGKENAIHHFHAKDTYIDQDNVNMYGLTDMQPYGSIQTRAWSFRSVGCGHSLQEWSDMMSALRTFGYDYVVSIEHEDPIMSIEEGFGRAVKNLKSILIEEQPADMWWV is encoded by the coding sequence ATGAAATTAGGTGTATTTACGGTATTATTTTCTCAGAAAAATCTTGATGAAATGCTTGACTATGTTAAAGAAGCAGGCTTGCATGCGGTCGAAATCGGAACGGGCGGCTACCCGGGAAATGCTCATTGCGACCTTGATGGACTTTTGGAAAGTGAAGAAAAGCGCAGTGAATATTTGGAGAAAATCACTTCTCGCGGGCTTGAAATCAGTGCGTTCAGCTGTCACGGCAACCCGATCTCACCGGATTCTGCATTCGCTGAAGATTCGCATGCGGCTCTTGAGAAAACGATCAAGCTTGCCGGTTTGATGAACGTGCCCGTCGTTAACTGCTTCTCGGGAACAGCCGGTGATCATGAGGGTGCTAAACATCCGAACTGGCCGGTGTCTCCTTGGCCGAATGAATACGGCGAAATTCTTAAATGGCAATGGGAAGAGAAGTTGATTCCTTATTGGAAGAAGATGGGTCAGCTCGCAGAGGAACATGGGGTGAAGATCGGCCTCGAGCTGCACGGCGGTTTCCTGGTCCACACTCCTTACACACTCTTGAAGCTTAGGGAGGAAACATGCAACGCAATCGGTGCCAACCTGGATCCAAGTCACCTGTGGTGGCAGGGGATCGATCCGGTGGCTGCGATCAAGCTTCTTGGAAAAGAAAATGCGATCCATCACTTCCATGCAAAGGATACGTATATCGATCAGGATAACGTCAATATGTACGGACTGACTGACATGCAGCCTTATGGAAGCATCCAGACCCGTGCCTGGTCTTTCCGTTCGGTAGGGTGCGGGCACAGCCTCCAGGAATGGTCCGATATGATGAGTGCACTGCGTACTTTCGGATATGATTATGTGGTAAGCATTGAACATGAAGATCCGATTATGTCGATCGAGGAAGGTTTCGGGCGTGCGGTCAAGAATCTAAAATCGATCTTGATCGAGGAGCAGCCTGCGGATATGTGGTGGGTGTAA
- a CDS encoding B3/4 domain-containing protein has protein sequence MEMTIDSSITSIIPDFKIGVIHYHNIEVGDSPQMLKGRLQLFQENIFFDLQEKNVTDIDGVAEWRDVFKKTGKDPNRYRHSAEALYRRVKKQNYLTTINSAIDLNNFFSLQYEVPIGIYDLDQLKGNTIELRIGQSGEIYTGLNGRDNSLENLIVAVNEAGPFGSPFVDSNRAPVGNGTKNAVEIIFLKPSLPAAEGEKLTKSLMDMFVGIHGGEGVYEVVGG, from the coding sequence ATGGAAATGACAATCGATTCTTCAATAACTTCAATCATTCCCGATTTTAAGATAGGCGTCATACATTACCATAATATCGAAGTCGGCGACTCCCCTCAAATGCTGAAGGGCAGGCTGCAATTATTCCAGGAGAATATTTTCTTCGACCTTCAGGAAAAGAATGTGACTGACATCGATGGCGTGGCTGAGTGGCGGGATGTATTCAAGAAAACAGGTAAAGATCCGAACCGTTACCGTCACTCGGCTGAAGCCCTTTACCGCCGGGTGAAAAAGCAGAATTATCTTACGACCATCAACTCGGCTATCGATCTGAATAATTTTTTTTCACTACAGTATGAAGTACCGATCGGGATTTATGATCTGGATCAGCTCAAGGGGAATACGATCGAGCTGAGGATCGGGCAGTCAGGTGAAATTTATACCGGATTGAACGGGCGTGATAACTCCCTTGAGAACTTGATCGTTGCAGTGAATGAGGCTGGTCCATTCGGCAGCCCGTTTGTTGACTCGAATCGAGCCCCTGTTGGGAACGGGACGAAAAACGCGGTCGAGATCATCTTCTTGAAGCCTTCCCTTCCTGCTGCAGAAGGCGAGAAACTGACAAAATCGCTGATGGATATGTTTGTCGGGATTCATGGCGGTGAAGGCGTGTACGAAGTGGTCGGAGGATAG
- a CDS encoding Gfo/Idh/MocA family protein → MSKLRMGMIGTGGIAQGRHIPTFKKLSETVTLEAVSDINELTAQDVAKKFNIPKVFSDYRDMFEHVDAVTICTPNKFHAEITIAALKAGLHVFCEKPMAMTPEECKAMIDAADESGKVLAIAYHYRFMKDSRAAKRFITANEIGEPIVARARAIRRRKVPGWGVFTNKELQGGGSLIDYGCHFLDLSLWLLGNPKPVEVTGTAYNKLSRIPGEVNQWGDFDRENFEVDDHVTAYIKFDNGASMLFETSWSANVKSDEESLSISGETGGVDLFPLHINQMKHGMLLNSEADWIPGEDDPSLPQAENFINSCLGIEELIVKPEEAMAVSQIVDAIYKSSETRQSITLK, encoded by the coding sequence ATGTCAAAACTTCGAATGGGAATGATCGGGACAGGCGGGATCGCTCAAGGCCGCCATATCCCCACGTTCAAGAAACTGTCAGAAACGGTCACTCTCGAAGCGGTCAGTGATATTAACGAATTGACGGCTCAAGATGTGGCAAAGAAATTCAATATCCCGAAAGTTTTCAGCGACTATCGCGACATGTTCGAGCATGTCGACGCCGTCACAATCTGCACTCCGAATAAATTTCACGCTGAAATCACAATAGCGGCACTAAAAGCGGGTCTCCATGTATTCTGTGAAAAACCGATGGCGATGACGCCTGAAGAATGTAAGGCGATGATCGATGCAGCGGATGAATCAGGAAAAGTTCTTGCCATTGCTTATCACTATCGGTTCATGAAAGATTCGCGGGCTGCGAAACGATTCATCACCGCAAATGAAATCGGTGAGCCGATCGTTGCAAGAGCCAGGGCGATCCGCAGGCGCAAGGTGCCTGGATGGGGAGTATTCACGAACAAGGAGCTTCAGGGAGGGGGAAGTCTGATTGATTACGGCTGCCACTTCCTGGACCTGTCCCTTTGGCTATTGGGGAATCCAAAGCCAGTCGAGGTGACAGGCACAGCCTATAACAAGCTCAGCAGAATACCGGGAGAGGTCAACCAATGGGGGGACTTCGACCGTGAAAACTTTGAAGTGGATGATCATGTGACGGCTTATATCAAGTTTGATAACGGCGCATCGATGCTTTTTGAAACATCCTGGTCCGCTAACGTCAAGAGTGATGAAGAGAGCTTGAGTATATCCGGTGAAACGGGCGGTGTCGATCTGTTTCCTCTCCACATCAATCAAATGAAGCACGGAATGCTCTTGAACAGCGAAGCTGATTGGATACCCGGAGAAGACGATCCCAGTCTTCCCCAAGCCGAGAACTTCATCAACAGCTGTCTAGGGATTGAAGAGCTGATTGTAAAACCGGAAGAAGCGATGGCCGTTTCCCAGATCGTCGATGCCATTTATAAGAGCAGTGAAACGCGCCAAAGCATCACATTGAAATAG
- a CDS encoding sensor histidine kinase, which produces MLKNSIRNKLIVLLMITTIVPFGSSIVITYLYTKNSIEDQVVAESRNLLYQGKINLESYINELNDLTLSLYNNPDFINYMRNPGQENDYLTIGIVKNVVQTILYTADTITGVKISFENEDRVISATKRSNVVFSSEKKETKKEAFLRAERSPYNMYIEPTFPQKENEIKRSKNIITVHRAFRNIPDDEVLAYISLEISPEKIIDLSRNLYTAETEEFYILTPQGEMIYSSDLDVSDDQNNQKWIKRIVEGKELAGTLEWKEDEFNGVIMYDQLPVSAGGWILAKRVSYANLYESAFSVAKINILFGILGLTLVVLATLFVSFKITSPIRVLLKNIQQVEKGNMNVQLPSFGPDEIGLLGFRFQQMIERVNMLINREYKLELENKNNQLKVLQSQINPHFLYNALQSIGTVALKNKVPQVYTLITYLSKIMRYGMNMEEDMVPLDKEISYTKAFLLLQKERFGENLDYTIKVDERVREAAVPKMILQPIIENYFKHGFDIREGIGKIELNCMSKDDQLVITIEDNGIGVTGERLEEVFAHFKAAALNNIGEDTNIGLKNVFVRLKLYYDDDAALLLENPAEGGFKVTMKLPIKMEGEANESNHH; this is translated from the coding sequence ATGTTAAAGAACAGTATACGGAATAAGCTGATCGTGCTCCTGATGATCACAACCATAGTACCTTTTGGCAGCTCCATTGTGATTACATATTTGTACACGAAGAATTCGATAGAAGACCAGGTGGTTGCAGAAAGCCGGAATTTGTTATATCAGGGTAAGATTAATCTAGAAAGTTATATTAATGAATTAAATGATTTGACTTTATCCCTCTATAATAATCCTGATTTTATCAACTATATGAGAAACCCGGGACAGGAGAATGATTACCTGACAATCGGGATCGTGAAAAATGTGGTGCAAACCATTTTATACACTGCAGACACAATCACCGGGGTAAAGATTTCGTTTGAGAATGAAGACAGGGTCATCTCGGCTACAAAACGTTCAAACGTCGTATTTTCAAGTGAAAAAAAGGAGACAAAAAAAGAAGCATTTCTAAGAGCGGAACGCAGTCCTTACAATATGTATATTGAACCGACCTTTCCTCAGAAAGAAAATGAAATCAAGCGTTCCAAAAATATCATTACGGTTCACCGGGCGTTCAGGAATATCCCTGATGATGAGGTTCTCGCTTACATATCCCTTGAGATATCCCCGGAAAAAATCATTGATTTGAGCAGGAATTTATATACGGCCGAGACAGAGGAGTTCTACATTCTGACTCCTCAGGGAGAAATGATTTACAGCTCTGACCTTGACGTGTCGGATGATCAGAATAACCAGAAGTGGATCAAACGCATTGTTGAGGGGAAAGAGCTTGCAGGGACGCTTGAATGGAAAGAAGATGAATTCAACGGCGTGATTATGTATGATCAGCTGCCTGTATCGGCAGGGGGCTGGATCCTTGCGAAGCGGGTCAGTTATGCGAACCTTTACGAAAGCGCCTTCAGTGTCGCGAAGATCAATATTCTATTTGGCATTCTCGGATTGACGCTGGTCGTGCTTGCCACATTGTTCGTGTCATTCAAGATCACGTCGCCGATCCGGGTACTCCTTAAGAATATCCAGCAAGTGGAAAAAGGGAATATGAATGTTCAGCTCCCGTCCTTTGGTCCAGATGAAATCGGATTACTGGGGTTCAGGTTTCAACAGATGATCGAGCGGGTCAATATGCTGATCAATCGTGAATACAAGCTCGAGCTTGAGAATAAGAACAATCAATTAAAAGTGCTGCAATCCCAAATAAACCCCCACTTTCTATACAACGCACTTCAATCCATCGGAACAGTGGCGTTAAAGAATAAAGTGCCGCAAGTCTATACACTCATTACTTATCTCTCGAAAATCATGAGGTACGGAATGAATATGGAGGAGGACATGGTACCGCTGGATAAGGAGATCAGCTATACAAAGGCATTTCTTCTGCTTCAAAAGGAGCGGTTCGGGGAAAACCTTGACTACACGATAAAAGTGGATGAACGGGTAAGGGAAGCTGCCGTTCCGAAGATGATTCTCCAGCCAATCATCGAAAACTATTTTAAGCATGGTTTTGATATACGTGAAGGAATCGGCAAGATCGAGCTGAATTGCATGAGTAAAGATGATCAGCTCGTCATCACCATAGAGGACAATGGCATTGGGGTGACCGGAGAGCGATTGGAGGAAGTATTTGCTCATTTCAAGGCTGCTGCATTAAATAATATCGGCGAAGACACGAACATTGGATTGAAGAACGTATTTGTACGCTTGAAGCTTTATTATGATGATGACGCAGCGTTACTCCTTGAAAATCCTGCAGAAGGAGGCTTTAAGGTCACTATGAAGCTGCCAATAAAGATGGAAGGTGAAGCGAATGAAAGCAATCATCATTGA
- a CDS encoding Gfo/Idh/MocA family protein, translated as MSKLKIGVIGCGSIAQHRHLPEYAGNKDVEIVAVCDIVEERAKKTAEKYGAEAYTSYKELLSNHEVEAVSVCTPNFLHAPISIAALNAGKHVLCEKPMATSTEEAENMIAAAEKNGRKLMIAHNQRFVPSHQKAKELIEKGEAGKIYSFRTAFGHGGPEGWSADGKDSWFFKKDEAFIGAMGDLGVHKTDLLRYVLGEEFVEVGAFVETSAKENADVDDTAVCVLKTESGTIGTLAASWSYVSKEDNSTIIYGEKAILRLEDDPVHSLVIQYATGEVVRYELGGIQTNEEGGQSNSRVIDQFVQSVLGDTEPPVSGSEGMKSLQVVLSALESNETKTIVKL; from the coding sequence ATGAGTAAATTGAAAATTGGTGTTATCGGTTGTGGAAGTATCGCACAGCATCGCCACCTTCCTGAATATGCGGGCAACAAAGATGTTGAGATTGTTGCCGTATGTGACATAGTGGAAGAGCGTGCTAAAAAGACCGCTGAAAAATATGGGGCGGAAGCTTATACAAGCTATAAGGAACTCCTTTCAAATCATGAGGTGGAGGCAGTAAGTGTATGTACGCCGAATTTTCTGCATGCACCGATTTCGATCGCCGCACTGAATGCAGGTAAACATGTACTTTGTGAAAAGCCGATGGCGACATCGACTGAAGAAGCGGAAAATATGATTGCAGCAGCTGAAAAGAACGGCAGGAAATTGATGATCGCTCATAATCAGCGCTTTGTTCCATCGCATCAAAAAGCAAAAGAGTTGATCGAAAAAGGTGAAGCAGGCAAGATCTACAGTTTCCGTACGGCATTCGGCCACGGCGGTCCTGAAGGATGGAGTGCCGATGGGAAGGACAGCTGGTTCTTTAAGAAAGATGAGGCATTCATCGGGGCGATGGGGGATCTCGGTGTACATAAGACCGACCTGCTCCGATACGTGCTGGGGGAAGAATTCGTTGAAGTGGGAGCATTTGTGGAAACGAGTGCAAAGGAAAATGCCGATGTGGATGATACAGCGGTATGTGTGCTGAAGACGGAAAGCGGCACGATTGGAACTCTGGCTGCCAGCTGGTCGTACGTGTCAAAAGAAGACAACTCTACGATAATCTACGGAGAAAAAGCGATCCTCCGGTTAGAGGATGACCCGGTCCATTCACTGGTTATTCAATATGCGACTGGGGAAGTGGTTCGATATGAGCTTGGCGGCATACAAACGAATGAAGAAGGCGGCCAGTCTAATTCGCGCGTGATTGATCAGTTTGTACAGTCTGTACTGGGTGATACTGAACCGCCTGTAAGTGGAAGTGAAGGAATGAAGTCGCTGCAGGTCGTATTATCTGCACTTGAGTCAAATGAAACGAAAACAATCGTAAAACTGTAA